In Lonchura striata isolate bLonStr1 chromosome 11, bLonStr1.mat, whole genome shotgun sequence, the following proteins share a genomic window:
- the LOC144246943 gene encoding olfactory receptor 14J1-like, whose protein sequence is MSNSSSISHFLLLALADTRQLQLLHFCLFLGISLAALLGNGLIISAVACGHHLHTPMFFFLLNLALSDLGSICTTVPKAMHNSLWDTRNISYTGCAAQLFFLLFFLGAEYFLLTIMCYDRYVSICKPLHYRTLLGSRACAHMAAAAWASAFLNALLHTANTFSLPLCHGNALGQFFCEIPQILKLSCSYSYFRELGLIAVSACSVFGCFVFIVFSYVQIFRAVLRIPSEQGRHKAFSTCLPHLAVVSLFAGTIIFAHLKPPSISSPSLDLSVSVLYSVVPPALNPVIYSLRNQELKAAMRKLMTGCFQRH, encoded by the coding sequence atgtccaacagcagctccatcagccacttcctcctgctggcactggcagacacgcggcagctgcagctcctgcacttctgccttttcctgggcatctccctggctgccctcctgggcaacggcctcatcatcagcgccgtagcctgcggccaccacctgcacacgcccatgttcttcttcctgctcaacctggccctcagcgacctgggctccatctgcaccactgtccccaaagccatgcacaattccctctgggacaccaggaacatctcctacacaggatgtgctgcacagctctttttccttctgttcttcctaggagcagagtatttcctcctgaccatcatgtgctacgaccgctacgtgtccatctgcaaacccctgcactacaggaccctcctgggcagcagagcttgtgcccacatggcagcagctgcctgggccagtgcctttctcaatgctctactgcacacagccaatacattttccctgcccctgtgccatggcaatgccctgggccagttcttctgtgaaatcccccaGATCCTCAAACTCTCCTGCTCCTATTCCTActtcagggaacttgggctcattGCTGTTAGTGCCTGTTCAgtatttggttgttttgtgttcattgttttctcctatgtgcagatcttcagggccgtgctgaggatcccctctgagcagggacggcacaaagccttttccacctgcctccctcacctggccgtggtctcccTATTTGCCGGTACTATTatatttgctcacctgaagcccccctccatctcctccccatctCTGGATCTGtcagtgtcagttctgtactcggtggtgcctccagccctgaaccccgtcatctacagcctgaggaaccaggagctcaaggctgccaTGAGGAAAttgatgactggatgcttccAGAGACATTAA